One Echinicola strongylocentroti DNA window includes the following coding sequences:
- a CDS encoding T9SS type B sorting domain-containing protein yields the protein MKRTPFDINLRFIYLFLLVLLCQATNIPVYGQGYNDNEWIFGYCGPNTENNYISFGKGDSPNVNTLPGSVVVGQDNNAIAIDPLTGEPLFYTNGELVYNYLNQPIQGAPNGINGDFEGTQTAAIAPLNYDPEGERLFYTFYISPSGELQYSVMDMNAQGAAPADSPPAGEVTTLDEPIGPAAGAIAVVKTPSSPSYLISFEGGELISREITETEGVFNQAGSTSLAFSPEKIAFDDQSGTLALIPENTSDPIVLMDFDTSTGSFANPRSLDQSTGDASENYGGTGLAPDGDYFYYSKDDQLLRIPTDTLDAEPQVVPTTSPSGSNISQIHDIKVGPDGQLYYIYQEENDDAFYVGTVEDPDNTVLEELTVDDNPFDGTDFCGGTFPTFAPNADIDVSVEMEYSPEMPCMNNPLQITSLLTPPNIPVESYEWELSPPPTDQDGEEIELDLTEEHLLLPADATSEQNINVTLTVTLEDGSTQTTSQSITLQENNLQANFTPSDTTTCLTCIDLNEMLEVSSGEEGQGGSGGGGGGGGFPGPPGGGGGGGGQDGGSSYEYFWSNKKDEGWIPEGANEVCDPGTYWVLAREQGSSCYVYAETTVKMWDPVANEKVDDQTNNIWYFGNNAGLDFNPDPDDPNAPSPRPVEVPDGHPGWSIPEGTTTISDQAGQVLFYTDGQTVWDLNGNPMQDGENIGGDNTSAQSVIAVKVPQEQTLYYLFTTQTSGGNSTTKFSLVDIKGENQNGVGSVVSGDNFLFSPGTEQSAAIASGDTTWVMFHEVGNNTFRAYPATSQGIGQAVTSDVGSDHSFSNSAGTMKFSPDGEKLAVTVVDANGCSFVDVMDFDEETGEMSEYATIDLGCDDEVYGLEFGGDSNKIFVSYQNGKGIEEYQIQAPSDDDDDDGNNCPSCFENAAGQAALEQCIEDNVNLLANSAGTSFGAIQMGPNGQVYVAIPGATNIGTINPGSDCDNSTYSQQQAVSTEGGTSNLGLPAYAQNSGSNIPDPEIAGPESLCLQDGIALGEFEGAGEPDIDTYTWTILDIDGQEVFSTSGPGDEFQVMEYEFDSAGTYTVTLDVERCGNPDYYNGELTVEVIGPPPLTLTDDITLCSGSPISLTAIDDYDPAEGLYTFEWTNAAGEILGNTNTIEVTEESIYTVSVALANTDEEDPSFQACSSSSSVFVGPAFDFELTQDAEESCYEENYINFAPDTPVTGEWSYQLQGTTEAPTVLGEGYEWEVAVEELPGPGTYDIIFRAEDPILEGCIVEKRAELVVAPLPEFDVNVITPTSDCDNPSGSFAFTLLTDAEMVRIEELDEEFLNVAEGETIGPIEDLPPGVYTITAENEGCTYTETVSIENTNPPDGLDDYSIVTTAERCTVDGILDGRILISFPADGSITSADYVITREEDGEQFTGSTDDMPLAVPHGTYAVEISTPDGCAVTAPQVYEIQEKALVNFSVPSAPLACEIFFFEPENADDIDYTITGPDGTDISPQPNGLYALDQEGIYSVRGEDPNGVDCPRIREMDLTLTGQVDYSLEGPFYDCETGLRYEAVIDPAFDEADYIYLWRTFPQGEIIGREQTFTPSREGTYTLDVQPRNGTSCPAPWIEFDVPVIVRNIPVELTLETGICSDSPEGTLRADFEAPASANLEVVWFRTDQNGINVRMPEFDGESTISVTAAGTYQVQLVNSTNGQQCTVGSDEITVMSSDAEPPQLEDSYTICAPENITETLEVEGDWQTYEWWREDQLISTAATFTPTEGGNYTLVVTDAAACSFAITFEVIGDCDFQVTTPDALIPGDPDRNFVVYVNDFVDEISVLIYNRWGELIFHCTQENIAENAPFCEWDGYVSGKKVPIGTYPVVIKLKSNAQGIEQTIKKAIVVIE from the coding sequence ATGAAAAGGACTCCTTTTGACATAAACTTAAGATTCATTTATCTTTTTTTACTGGTATTACTGTGCCAAGCTACCAATATACCGGTCTATGGCCAAGGCTACAATGATAACGAATGGATCTTTGGATACTGTGGGCCCAACACGGAAAATAATTATATTTCTTTCGGAAAGGGCGACAGCCCCAATGTCAATACGCTACCTGGAAGTGTCGTGGTAGGTCAAGACAATAACGCCATTGCCATTGACCCGCTGACAGGTGAGCCACTTTTTTACACGAATGGAGAGTTGGTCTATAACTACCTAAACCAACCCATCCAAGGAGCGCCCAACGGCATCAATGGAGATTTTGAGGGCACACAGACCGCGGCCATCGCACCACTGAATTACGACCCCGAAGGGGAGCGCCTATTTTACACCTTCTATATCAGCCCCTCTGGTGAGCTCCAGTATTCCGTCATGGACATGAATGCCCAGGGAGCAGCACCGGCAGACTCTCCACCAGCCGGTGAAGTCACCACTCTTGACGAACCCATTGGGCCGGCCGCTGGCGCCATCGCCGTAGTGAAAACTCCCAGCTCTCCCAGCTATTTGATCAGCTTTGAAGGCGGGGAACTGATCTCCAGGGAAATCACGGAAACGGAAGGAGTATTCAATCAGGCGGGCAGCACGTCCCTAGCCTTTTCACCTGAAAAAATTGCTTTTGATGATCAGTCAGGCACCTTGGCACTGATTCCGGAAAATACCTCCGACCCGATCGTGCTGATGGACTTTGACACCAGTACGGGGAGTTTTGCGAATCCTCGATCACTGGACCAATCCACTGGTGATGCTTCCGAAAACTATGGAGGAACGGGACTTGCCCCCGATGGCGATTATTTCTATTATTCCAAAGATGACCAATTGCTAAGAATCCCTACTGACACGCTGGATGCCGAGCCGCAGGTGGTGCCCACCACCAGTCCATCCGGGAGCAATATCAGTCAAATCCACGACATTAAAGTAGGCCCTGACGGCCAATTGTATTATATCTATCAAGAGGAAAATGATGACGCCTTCTATGTGGGCACTGTCGAAGACCCCGACAACACCGTCCTGGAAGAGCTTACCGTGGACGACAATCCATTTGACGGCACGGACTTTTGTGGCGGCACCTTTCCTACCTTTGCCCCGAATGCAGACATCGACGTTTCCGTGGAAATGGAATATTCCCCAGAAATGCCCTGCATGAACAATCCACTGCAAATCACCTCACTACTTACCCCTCCCAATATACCCGTGGAATCTTACGAGTGGGAGCTCAGCCCTCCCCCTACTGACCAAGACGGGGAAGAGATCGAACTGGACCTGACCGAAGAGCATTTGCTTTTGCCTGCAGATGCGACCAGTGAACAAAACATCAACGTCACCCTGACGGTGACCTTGGAAGACGGAAGCACCCAAACGACCTCCCAATCCATCACCCTTCAGGAAAACAACCTACAGGCCAATTTCACTCCTTCAGATACGACGACTTGCCTGACCTGCATCGACCTCAACGAAATGCTGGAAGTAAGCTCCGGTGAAGAAGGGCAAGGCGGCTCCGGAGGCGGTGGTGGTGGCGGAGGATTTCCCGGGCCCCCAGGCGGTGGCGGTGGTGGCGGTGGCCAAGATGGCGGCTCCAGTTACGAATATTTCTGGTCCAACAAAAAAGACGAAGGCTGGATTCCCGAGGGAGCCAATGAAGTCTGTGATCCCGGCACCTACTGGGTGCTTGCCCGTGAGCAAGGTTCTTCCTGCTACGTCTACGCCGAGACGACCGTCAAAATGTGGGATCCTGTGGCCAACGAAAAAGTAGACGACCAAACCAATAACATCTGGTACTTTGGCAACAATGCAGGGCTGGACTTTAACCCTGATCCTGACGACCCCAATGCTCCTTCTCCACGTCCTGTAGAAGTCCCAGACGGACATCCCGGCTGGAGCATCCCAGAAGGCACGACCACCATTTCGGACCAAGCCGGGCAAGTATTGTTCTATACTGATGGACAGACCGTCTGGGACCTGAACGGCAACCCCATGCAGGATGGTGAAAATATCGGTGGTGACAATACCTCCGCCCAAAGTGTCATTGCCGTAAAAGTACCGCAGGAGCAAACCCTTTACTACCTCTTCACCACACAGACCTCAGGAGGTAATTCGACGACCAAATTTTCCCTAGTGGACATCAAAGGCGAAAACCAAAACGGCGTGGGCAGTGTGGTCAGTGGGGACAATTTCCTCTTCAGTCCCGGCACGGAGCAGTCTGCCGCCATCGCCTCGGGGGACACCACTTGGGTGATGTTTCACGAAGTGGGCAATAACACCTTCCGTGCTTACCCCGCCACTTCACAGGGAATCGGGCAAGCAGTGACCAGCGACGTGGGCAGTGACCACAGCTTTAGCAACTCAGCAGGAACGATGAAATTCAGCCCCGATGGGGAAAAGCTGGCCGTAACCGTTGTCGATGCTAACGGCTGTAGCTTCGTTGATGTCATGGATTTTGATGAGGAAACCGGGGAGATGAGTGAATACGCTACCATTGATCTGGGCTGTGATGATGAGGTTTACGGACTGGAATTTGGAGGGGACAGCAATAAGATTTTTGTTTCCTATCAGAACGGAAAAGGTATTGAGGAATACCAAATCCAAGCGCCCAGTGATGACGACGATGACGATGGCAATAACTGCCCGTCGTGCTTCGAAAATGCAGCTGGCCAAGCCGCACTGGAACAATGCATTGAGGACAATGTCAACCTGCTCGCCAATAGCGCTGGTACTAGCTTTGGTGCCATCCAAATGGGACCAAACGGCCAGGTCTATGTCGCCATCCCCGGCGCCACCAATATCGGCACGATCAACCCCGGATCGGACTGCGACAACTCCACCTACAGCCAACAACAGGCCGTCTCTACCGAAGGAGGCACCAGCAACCTCGGACTACCTGCTTATGCCCAAAACAGTGGCAGCAATATTCCCGACCCGGAAATTGCAGGCCCCGAAAGCCTGTGCTTGCAAGATGGTATTGCTTTGGGGGAATTTGAAGGTGCTGGCGAACCGGACATCGACACGTACACTTGGACTATTCTCGACATCGATGGCCAAGAGGTTTTTTCCACTTCAGGTCCTGGCGATGAATTCCAGGTGATGGAATATGAGTTTGACTCGGCCGGCACCTACACCGTCACCTTGGACGTGGAGCGCTGTGGCAACCCGGATTATTATAACGGTGAGTTGACCGTGGAAGTCATCGGGCCACCACCATTGACGCTGACCGATGACATTACGCTCTGTAGCGGCAGCCCGATTAGCCTGACCGCCATTGATGACTATGACCCGGCAGAAGGGCTCTATACCTTCGAGTGGACCAACGCCGCAGGAGAAATCCTGGGCAACACCAACACCATCGAAGTCACAGAAGAAAGCATCTACACGGTCAGCGTAGCACTGGCCAATACAGACGAAGAAGACCCCTCCTTTCAAGCCTGTTCTTCGTCATCCTCCGTTTTTGTCGGCCCTGCATTTGACTTTGAGCTGACGCAGGACGCTGAAGAATCCTGCTATGAGGAAAACTACATCAACTTTGCTCCGGACACGCCCGTTACCGGAGAATGGTCCTACCAGCTGCAGGGCACTACGGAAGCGCCGACCGTGCTGGGAGAGGGCTATGAATGGGAAGTAGCCGTGGAAGAACTTCCCGGCCCGGGCACTTATGACATTATATTCCGAGCAGAAGACCCGATCTTGGAAGGCTGCATCGTGGAGAAACGCGCCGAACTGGTCGTCGCTCCTTTACCGGAATTTGACGTCAATGTCATCACCCCCACCAGCGACTGTGACAACCCCAGCGGAAGCTTCGCATTCACCCTGCTTACGGATGCGGAAATGGTGAGGATAGAAGAACTGGATGAGGAATTTCTTAATGTAGCTGAAGGAGAAACCATTGGCCCCATAGAAGACTTGCCCCCCGGAGTGTATACCATTACCGCAGAAAACGAAGGATGTACCTATACGGAAACAGTGAGCATCGAGAATACCAATCCACCAGATGGCCTGGATGATTATAGCATTGTGACCACAGCTGAGCGCTGTACCGTTGACGGTATATTGGACGGAAGGATACTGATCTCGTTCCCTGCGGATGGCTCCATCACTTCAGCTGACTACGTCATCACTAGGGAAGAAGACGGGGAGCAATTTACCGGCTCCACAGACGATATGCCTTTAGCGGTTCCCCATGGCACCTACGCCGTTGAAATCTCCACGCCGGATGGTTGTGCTGTGACAGCTCCTCAGGTTTATGAAATTCAAGAAAAAGCATTGGTCAATTTTAGTGTTCCTTCGGCACCATTGGCTTGTGAGATTTTCTTCTTTGAACCCGAGAACGCAGACGATATCGACTACACCATCACAGGGCCTGACGGCACGGACATCAGTCCCCAGCCAAATGGCCTTTATGCATTGGACCAAGAAGGCATTTATTCGGTTCGGGGAGAAGATCCAAACGGGGTGGATTGTCCTCGGATCCGGGAAATGGATTTGACATTGACCGGCCAGGTGGACTATTCCTTGGAAGGGCCATTTTATGACTGTGAGACGGGACTTCGGTATGAGGCGGTAATCGACCCGGCCTTTGACGAAGCGGATTATATTTACCTTTGGAGGACATTTCCCCAGGGAGAAATCATCGGCCGTGAGCAAACGTTCACACCAAGCCGTGAAGGCACCTACACCCTGGACGTGCAGCCCAGAAATGGCACCAGCTGCCCAGCACCTTGGATTGAATTTGACGTTCCAGTCATCGTCCGAAACATTCCGGTCGAACTAACTTTGGAAACTGGCATCTGCTCGGACAGCCCAGAAGGAACTTTACGTGCCGACTTTGAAGCGCCCGCTTCCGCCAATCTCGAAGTGGTCTGGTTCAGAACCGATCAAAATGGCATCAATGTCCGAATGCCGGAATTTGATGGCGAATCCACCATTTCCGTTACAGCAGCAGGCACCTATCAAGTCCAATTGGTCAACTCTACCAATGGCCAACAATGCACCGTGGGCTCGGATGAAATCACGGTAATGAGTTCTGATGCCGAACCGCCGCAGCTAGAAGACAGCTATACCATTTGTGCCCCAGAGAATATTACCGAAACCTTGGAGGTGGAAGGAGACTGGCAGACCTATGAATGGTGGAGAGAGGATCAGCTCATCAGCACAGCCGCTACATTCACACCGACCGAAGGTGGAAATTATACGTTGGTCGTAACGGATGCAGCCGCCTGTTCATTTGCGATCACCTTCGAAGTCATAGGAGACTGTGACTTCCAGGTCACCACTCCTGACGCCCTAATACCTGGAGATCCAGATCGAAACTTTGTGGTTTATGTCAATGACTTTGTAGACGAAATTTCGGTATTGATCTACAATCGCTGGGGAGAATTGATATTCCATTGTACCCAGGAGAATATTGCCGAAAACGCACCATTCTGCGAATGGGATGGCTATGTAAGTGGAAAAAAAGTCCCTATCGGAACCTATCCGGTGGTAATCAAGTTAAAAAGCAATGCCCAAGGAATAGAACAAACCATTAAAAAAGCAATAGTTGTAATTGAATAA
- the yaaA gene encoding peroxide stress protein YaaA, which produces MIALISPAKTLDMSTTDISLATQPDFKTDIKALVSIMKKKSAGDIKQLMKVSDNIAQLNEERYHNFHKDFTPENSKQSLLAFKGDVYRSMEVDNYSEEDLAFAQDHLRILSGLYGLLKPLDLIQPYRLEMGISLENKKGKNLYEYWGTKISKAINKAADGQPVINLASQEYAKAVDKKALKSPMIHVNFKEYRDGKYKVIGIFAKQARGMMADHIIKHKITDPEQLKLFNREGYEFSEPQSKENEWIFVR; this is translated from the coding sequence ATGATCGCATTGATTTCTCCGGCGAAGACGCTGGATATGAGTACTACTGATATTTCACTGGCCACGCAGCCAGACTTTAAGACTGACATCAAGGCGCTGGTCAGCATCATGAAGAAAAAATCCGCTGGGGACATTAAGCAACTGATGAAGGTAAGCGATAACATCGCCCAGCTGAATGAAGAACGCTACCATAATTTCCACAAGGACTTTACTCCCGAAAATTCCAAGCAGTCACTGCTGGCCTTCAAAGGGGACGTATACCGCAGCATGGAAGTGGACAATTACTCGGAAGAAGATCTGGCCTTTGCCCAAGACCATCTGCGCATCCTTTCTGGGCTTTACGGACTTCTAAAGCCCTTGGACCTGATCCAACCTTACCGTTTGGAAATGGGCATTAGCTTAGAAAACAAAAAAGGCAAAAACCTCTACGAATACTGGGGCACCAAAATCTCCAAAGCCATCAACAAAGCTGCAGACGGCCAGCCAGTGATCAATTTGGCATCACAGGAATATGCCAAAGCAGTAGACAAAAAAGCGCTTAAATCCCCCATGATCCATGTCAATTTTAAAGAATACCGCGATGGCAAGTACAAAGTCATCGGTATCTTTGCGAAGCAGGCAAGGGGCATGATGGCAGACCACATCATCAAGCATAAAATCACCGATCCTGAACAGTTGAAGCTGTTTAACCGGGAAGGCTATGAATTTTCAGAACCGCAGAGCAAGGAAAATGAGTGGATCTTCGTTAGGTAA
- a CDS encoding septal ring lytic transglycosylase RlpA family protein, with the protein MKKQVLLWSILLFLFSSCVATRPSSNRVEKGQASYYANKFNGRKTASGERYQPGKMTAAHRSLPFGTVVKVKNLRNGKTVKVRINDRGPFVRGRIIDLSKKAARQLDMIRAGVVPVEVRY; encoded by the coding sequence ATGAAAAAACAAGTATTGCTATGGAGCATTCTGTTGTTCCTGTTCAGCTCATGTGTGGCTACACGACCTTCCTCCAATCGTGTCGAAAAGGGTCAGGCGAGCTATTACGCCAATAAATTCAACGGCAGGAAAACGGCGAGTGGCGAACGCTACCAACCCGGTAAAATGACCGCGGCACATCGCTCGCTACCTTTCGGCACTGTCGTAAAAGTCAAAAACCTCCGCAACGGCAAAACCGTCAAAGTCCGCATCAACGACCGGGGGCCTTTTGTCCGTGGACGCATCATCGATCTATCAAAAAAAGCAGCAAGGCAATTGGACATGATCCGTGCCGGAGTGGTACCGGTGGAAGTAAGGTATTAA